From a single Anaeromicrobium sediminis genomic region:
- a CDS encoding MFS transporter, producing MKSKEYFNFIFFSLGKFISIFGTAIYTFAIGLYVLKLTGSGLNFATTLVLGIIPIIVFNPIGGVMADRFNKKNIVIFMDILNGILFLCLYFISRVYGLNLIMIYISTFLTRTFTTIFATSFEVAIPNIVSDKKLVNINSASKIIDSLSSIMGPLIGGIVFAFMDIHMFILLNGISFILSALCEMLIDFRYNYVNKIEEKKDISLTKDMKEAFMYIKSEKNIINVFGLFIAINFFISVAITVPLPFIINNVLKLPSKSFGIIEGSFSMGVIIGAIFVYKIMEKFEYKEILMIMSISLSINMILVGIPVIRQVQLSGIFYLIYYTTIMILFGVTISFIDIPFICMTQKYIPDEIRGRVLSIVISVGKVIAPIGLILSGILLNKIQPYVLPIGGGLLLLTFNLVILNKSKIKYEVRTHKS from the coding sequence ATGAAATCAAAGGAATATTTTAATTTTATATTTTTTTCATTGGGAAAATTCATATCCATATTTGGAACTGCCATATATACCTTTGCCATAGGTCTATATGTATTAAAATTAACAGGATCAGGGTTAAATTTTGCTACTACCTTAGTATTGGGTATAATTCCAATAATTGTATTTAACCCTATTGGAGGGGTTATGGCAGATAGATTTAATAAAAAGAATATAGTTATTTTTATGGACATATTAAATGGAATTTTGTTCCTATGCCTATATTTTATCAGTAGAGTATATGGATTAAATCTCATAATGATCTATATAAGTACTTTTCTTACTAGAACATTTACCACTATCTTTGCAACAAGCTTTGAGGTGGCCATACCTAATATAGTATCAGATAAGAAACTAGTTAATATTAATTCTGCTAGTAAAATAATTGACTCCCTATCATCCATTATGGGTCCTCTAATAGGAGGAATTGTATTTGCCTTTATGGATATACACATGTTTATATTGTTAAATGGAATTTCTTTTATTCTCTCAGCCTTGTGTGAAATGTTAATTGATTTTAGGTACAACTACGTAAATAAAATTGAAGAAAAGAAAGACATTAGTCTAACAAAGGATATGAAAGAAGCCTTCATGTACATTAAATCTGAAAAGAATATTATAAATGTATTTGGATTGTTTATAGCCATTAACTTTTTTATCAGTGTCGCCATAACTGTGCCATTACCTTTTATAATAAACAATGTGTTAAAATTACCTTCTAAGAGTTTTGGAATAATAGAAGGTTCCTTTTCTATGGGAGTCATAATTGGAGCAATATTTGTTTATAAAATAATGGAGAAATTTGAATACAAAGAGATTTTAATGATTATGAGTATTTCCTTGTCCATAAACATGATCTTAGTAGGAATTCCGGTTATAAGGCAGGTTCAATTAAGTGGAATTTTTTATTTAATATACTATACAACCATAATGATATTATTTGGAGTTACTATTTCATTTATAGATATACCTTTTATTTGTATGACCCAGAAGTATATACCAGACGAAATAAGGGGAAGGGTTCTTAGCATAGTGATAAGTGTAGGAAAAGTTATTGCCCCCATAGGCTTAATATTATCTGGAATTTTATTAAATAAAATACAACCATATGTATTGCCAATAGGAGGGGGATTATTATTATTAACATTTAACTTAGTAATCCTAAATAAGTCTAAGATAAAATACGAAGTAAGGACTCACAAATCTTAA
- the map gene encoding type I methionyl aminopeptidase, whose translation MLVASKTDLIALRKIGRIVALAREEMIKAIKPGISTIELDTIGEEVLLKYGARSAPKYEYNFPGSTCISLNDVAAHGIPSSRIIKEGDIINIDISAELDGYFSDTGATIPVGSISSIKKNLIDCSRSALDKAIKTSKAGVKINEIGKAIHNEARKHSFTVIKNLAGHGIGKVLHDSPNLILNYYDKHDHRVLKKGMVLALETFISTRAEYAIEQKDGWTLKTPDGSFVAQFEHTIVVTEKEPIVLTLV comes from the coding sequence ATGTTAGTAGCTTCAAAAACGGATTTAATTGCTTTAAGAAAAATTGGAAGGATTGTTGCATTAGCAAGAGAAGAAATGATCAAAGCAATTAAGCCTGGTATTAGTACCATCGAACTTGATACTATTGGTGAAGAAGTTCTTTTAAAGTATGGAGCAAGATCTGCTCCTAAATATGAATATAACTTTCCTGGAAGCACATGTATAAGCCTAAATGATGTGGCAGCCCATGGAATACCAAGTTCAAGAATTATAAAAGAAGGAGATATAATTAACATTGATATATCGGCAGAATTAGACGGATATTTTTCTGATACGGGTGCCACAATTCCTGTTGGGTCCATATCTTCTATCAAGAAAAATTTAATTGATTGCTCTAGGTCTGCTTTAGATAAAGCCATAAAAACATCAAAGGCTGGGGTTAAAATTAATGAAATTGGAAAGGCCATTCACAATGAAGCAAGAAAACACTCCTTTACAGTAATTAAAAACTTGGCTGGCCATGGTATTGGAAAGGTCCTCCATGATTCACCAAACCTCATATTAAATTACTACGATAAACATGACCATAGGGTTTTAAAAAAAGGTATGGTATTAGCCTTAGAAACCTTTATTTCCACAAGGGCAGAGTATGCTATAGAACAAAAGGATGGTTGGACTTTAAAGACTCCTGATGGAAGTTTTGTTGCCCAATTTGAGCACACAATTGTGGTTACAGAAAAGGAACCTATAGTCCTTACATTAGTGTAA
- a CDS encoding PadR family transcriptional regulator, protein MKDKILRKLFLGFMQIHILYHAKKEPIYGTWMMNELKEHGYKISPGTLYPMLSRMEKEGLLIKEEKNVDGRIVKFYTTTILGEEVLVEAREKAMELTGEVKEKGDNIDSI, encoded by the coding sequence ATGAAAGATAAGATATTAAGAAAACTATTTTTAGGATTTATGCAAATACACATATTGTACCATGCTAAGAAGGAACCTATATATGGGACTTGGATGATGAATGAATTAAAAGAACATGGATATAAAATAAGTCCTGGTACTTTATATCCCATGTTAAGCAGAATGGAAAAGGAAGGATTATTAATAAAGGAAGAAAAGAATGTTGATGGTAGAATAGTAAAGTTTTATACAACCACAATACTAGGAGAAGAAGTTTTAGTCGAAGCTAGAGAAAAGGCAATGGAATTGACTGGTGAAGTAAAGGAGAAGGGTGATAATATTGATTCAATTTAA
- a CDS encoding ABC transporter ATP-binding protein: MIQFKNIGVSFDGKTVFKDFNMHIRKGEKILLNAPSGKGKSTLFKLLLGFNKPDKGEIILDGKNLEKNNIMYFRKNIAYVSQDVDLRNDKVWDLILEIFSYKSNRHIKITKDKVLNILRYFNFSEDIMEKKVSQLSGGERQRLGLVICIFMDRDIWLLDEVTSGLDKEMKEKVVDYVLKQDKTVLIISHDRVWNKSNLVRIKEW; the protein is encoded by the coding sequence TTGATTCAATTTAAAAATATAGGTGTAAGTTTTGATGGGAAAACTGTATTTAAAGATTTTAATATGCACATAAGAAAGGGTGAAAAAATACTATTAAATGCTCCTTCAGGTAAGGGGAAATCTACCTTATTTAAATTACTTTTAGGTTTTAATAAGCCTGATAAGGGCGAGATAATACTGGATGGTAAGAATCTAGAAAAAAATAATATTATGTATTTTCGTAAGAATATAGCTTATGTAAGTCAAGATGTGGATTTAAGAAATGATAAAGTATGGGACTTGATCCTTGAAATATTTTCATACAAGAGCAATAGACATATAAAAATTACTAAAGATAAGGTTTTGAATATTCTTAGATACTTTAACTTTTCAGAAGATATTATGGAAAAGAAAGTAAGTCAACTTTCAGGAGGAGAAAGACAAAGATTAGGTCTGGTCATATGTATATTTATGGATAGAGATATATGGCTTTTAGATGAAGTGACATCTGGACTAGATAAGGAAATGAAAGAAAAGGTAGTAGACTATGTATTAAAGCAGGATAAAACTGTATTAATAATCTCTCATGATAGAGTTTGGAATAAAAGTAATCTAGTTAGAATAAAGGAGTGGTAG
- a CDS encoding ABC transporter permease, with amino-acid sequence MGTNEVSYLSMLSLVVLMIPVIILNRKLNIPINKKIFYSVGRMVIQLALVGIFLQYIFNINNSIINFAYLVFMIGVASVTSIRSCGFNTKKFIAPLFFAFIIPNVIILLFFNTFVIRLDNIFSAQYLIPIAGMLLGNSLKGNIICINNFYKAIKENEKEYFYTLSLSGSNIEALIPYFRNAVSASVNPIMAAIETIGLVSLPGMMTGQILGGAIPLTAIKYQAAIMVAILICRYFSAILSIILMSFKAFDDYDVLIV; translated from the coding sequence ATGGGTACAAATGAAGTATCTTATTTGTCAATGTTAAGTCTAGTAGTATTAATGATTCCTGTAATTATATTAAATCGTAAATTAAATATACCCATAAATAAAAAAATATTTTATTCCGTAGGAAGGATGGTAATACAACTTGCCTTGGTAGGAATCTTTCTTCAATATATTTTTAATATTAATAATTCTATTATAAACTTTGCATACTTAGTTTTTATGATAGGTGTAGCTAGCGTTACATCCATCAGAAGCTGCGGATTTAATACTAAAAAATTTATTGCTCCATTGTTTTTTGCCTTCATAATTCCCAATGTAATAATATTATTATTTTTTAATACCTTTGTTATAAGGTTAGATAATATATTTAGTGCCCAATATCTGATTCCTATTGCAGGAATGCTATTAGGTAATAGTTTAAAAGGTAATATAATATGTATAAATAATTTTTACAAGGCCATAAAGGAAAATGAAAAAGAGTATTTTTATACTTTAAGCCTTAGTGGAAGTAACATAGAGGCTTTGATACCTTATTTCAGAAATGCCGTGTCAGCTTCAGTAAATCCTATTATGGCAGCTATTGAGACTATTGGATTAGTATCTTTACCTGGAATGATGACAGGACAAATTTTAGGAGGGGCTATTCCACTAACGGCAATAAAATATCAAGCAGCCATAATGGTGGCCATTTTAATATGCAGATACTTTAGTGCAATTTTATCCATAATATTAATGTCATTTAAAGCTTTTGATGATTATGATGTTTTAATAGTTTAG
- a CDS encoding 3-oxoacyl-[acyl-carrier-protein] synthase III C-terminal domain-containing protein, with product METYVIKPEVGFPELEIYNNEEMMDLLGLRDSRKLKVLFRKGGVSKKFTTFDFNEKKVNEAMTEMCFKSIEKLFKNNNISPQDIDCVITCCNSSDQQVPGLSSRLFSRIDFRKDIHNYPIYGLGCGAFLAAINMSKSLLKDENMKNVLVVCCEAQTNSFMDNIDPNNDGKLIGLTIFGDGAAAALVTKDDSFENNKIHVLDTQVLTHYSDSMTMTNSEVHIDEKLLEKISPHIQKLVTSLLEKHNIDKNEVKHWVMHSGGKKILAGVKKLFDLNDDQMKPSVEIYNTCGNMSCASVPAGLNRLYSLAEEENYIKNSGELGIVLGFGSGFFLGVSLVRYL from the coding sequence ATGGAAACTTATGTAATTAAACCAGAGGTAGGCTTTCCAGAATTAGAGATTTACAACAATGAGGAAATGATGGATCTTTTAGGATTAAGGGATTCTCGTAAGCTTAAGGTTTTATTTAGAAAGGGTGGAGTAAGTAAGAAGTTCACCACCTTTGATTTCAATGAAAAGAAAGTAAATGAAGCCATGACTGAAATGTGTTTTAAATCTATTGAAAAGCTATTCAAAAATAATAATATTAGTCCACAAGATATAGACTGTGTTATCACTTGCTGTAACTCAAGTGATCAACAAGTACCTGGACTAAGTAGTAGATTATTCTCTAGAATAGACTTTAGAAAAGACATTCATAACTACCCTATATATGGTCTAGGTTGTGGAGCCTTTCTTGCAGCTATTAATATGTCTAAGTCCCTATTAAAGGATGAGAATATGAAGAATGTATTAGTAGTATGTTGTGAAGCACAAACTAATTCATTCATGGATAATATAGATCCTAATAATGATGGAAAGTTAATAGGATTGACCATATTTGGTGACGGGGCTGCTGCTGCTTTAGTTACTAAAGATGATTCCTTTGAAAATAATAAAATACATGTTTTAGATACTCAGGTTTTAACTCATTATAGCGATAGCATGACCATGACAAATAGTGAAGTACACATTGATGAAAAACTTCTTGAAAAGATTTCACCTCATATTCAAAAATTAGTCACTTCTTTACTTGAAAAACACAATATTGATAAAAATGAAGTTAAGCATTGGGTAATGCATTCAGGTGGAAAGAAAATTTTAGCAGGAGTTAAAAAATTATTCGATTTAAATGATGATCAGATGAAACCTTCCGTTGAAATATATAACACTTGTGGAAATATGTCTTGTGCCAGTGTGCCAGCTGGATTAAATAGATTGTATTCATTAGCAGAGGAAGAAAACTATATAAAAAATTCAGGAGAACTTGGTATAGTTCTAGGTTTTGGTTCAGGATTTTTCTTAGGAGTAAGTTTAGTAAGATACTTGTAA
- a CDS encoding ATP-binding protein, with the protein MDKKRLGNTIAICLVTVFMGQGYISPFSQWFRFSLAVLVLSLLLIYFKDLSVVTVSASIGVLMFIFRASLNFIAYPETAFLTNLLSYLPVVAFYIVFGFLFKLLNIRDKLDDSAVFIISLWFCDSTSNIAEAILSYYFMNIDFEKAVIAIIYVGLIRSWMTWVIYKIILYSKDIFEIEQKEKKFRELLLFTAKLKTELFFLKKSMIDIEDMMEQSYDLYERLEEPQLRDMALNISKNIHEIKKDYIRVVAGMENTLLSEKTNLHMSVEDIFKIIKDATYKLIKFKNVDISVKFQTQSNFQMDDYYHLISVLNNLITNSIEAIESTGEIIVEEYEMDGNHVFRVIDDGPGIEEEDMELIFEPGFTNKYDKTTGKMSTGIGLSHVKNIVENHFGGTIEVNNRESSKTIFEIKIPVTNIEGSA; encoded by the coding sequence ATGGATAAAAAACGATTAGGAAATACTATAGCCATATGTTTAGTAACGGTTTTTATGGGACAAGGATATATAAGTCCATTTTCCCAATGGTTTAGATTTTCACTTGCCGTATTAGTGTTATCACTTTTATTAATATACTTTAAGGACCTATCAGTGGTGACTGTATCTGCGAGTATAGGGGTATTAATGTTCATATTTAGAGCATCACTGAATTTTATTGCTTATCCTGAAACCGCATTTCTCACAAACTTACTCAGTTACTTACCTGTGGTCGCATTTTATATTGTCTTTGGTTTTCTTTTTAAACTTCTTAATATAAGGGATAAGTTAGATGATTCTGCAGTTTTTATTATATCTTTATGGTTTTGTGATAGTACTAGTAATATTGCGGAAGCCATATTGTCATACTATTTTATGAACATTGATTTTGAGAAAGCTGTTATAGCCATTATATATGTGGGATTAATAAGATCCTGGATGACATGGGTTATTTACAAGATTATATTATATTCTAAGGATATATTTGAAATAGAACAAAAGGAAAAGAAGTTTAGGGAGTTGTTATTGTTCACGGCAAAACTTAAGACTGAATTATTTTTCTTAAAAAAATCCATGATAGACATTGAAGATATGATGGAACAGAGTTATGATTTATATGAAAGACTTGAAGAACCACAATTAAGGGATATGGCTTTAAACATTTCTAAAAACATACATGAAATCAAAAAGGATTATATTCGAGTGGTAGCAGGTATGGAAAATACACTGCTAAGTGAAAAGACAAATCTACACATGTCTGTGGAAGACATATTTAAAATAATTAAGGATGCCACATATAAATTAATAAAGTTTAAGAATGTGGATATTTCTGTGAAATTTCAAACTCAAAGTAATTTTCAAATGGATGACTATTATCATTTGATTTCTGTTTTAAATAATCTCATAACTAACTCTATCGAGGCCATAGAATCAACAGGTGAAATAATTGTTGAGGAATATGAAATGGATGGAAACCATGTATTTAGAGTTATTGATGATGGTCCTGGTATTGAGGAAGAAGATATGGAGTTAATATTTGAGCCTGGTTTTACTAATAAATACGATAAAACAACGGGCAAAATGTCCACAGGGATAGGTTTATCCCATGTTAAAAATATAGTGGAAAATCATTTCGGGGGTACAATAGAGGTTAATAATAGGGAAAGTTCAAAAACAATATTTGAAATAAAAATTCCAGTTACGAATATTGAGGGGAGTGCATAA
- a CDS encoding response regulator, with protein sequence MNTSFYIVEDDKVVQNILKRIIEKNDLGDIIGSSNDGGKAIEDIKILKPDIVLVDLLLPTVDGIKIVSKVKETHEDVTFIMISQVSSEEMISKAYKNGIEFFISKPINVIEVITVIEKIKEKVNMSKVIQSFEDALKGIRRIDHVPTEKKSKEHSNEDKIEKVLAQLGILGEAGVKDIMEIILWIIEHMEEGKNNLPKYKLSDIYKYLCDKYSEEEGISTNTSAIEQRVRRSSIKALKNIANMGIENPENEIFVKYSSTLFNFKEVRNQMNFARGESDQSGKVNIKKFIEGIIIDIKDE encoded by the coding sequence TTGAATACAAGTTTCTACATAGTTGAAGATGATAAAGTTGTGCAAAATATATTAAAGAGAATAATTGAAAAGAATGATTTGGGAGACATAATTGGTTCTAGTAATGATGGGGGAAAAGCTATAGAAGACATAAAAATACTTAAACCGGATATTGTTTTAGTTGATTTATTATTACCTACTGTAGATGGTATAAAGATAGTATCTAAGGTTAAAGAAACTCATGAAGATGTTACTTTTATCATGATATCTCAAGTGAGCTCAGAAGAGATGATATCTAAGGCATATAAAAATGGAATTGAGTTTTTCATAAGTAAGCCTATCAATGTAATAGAGGTTATAACTGTAATCGAAAAGATAAAGGAAAAGGTGAACATGAGTAAGGTAATTCAATCCTTTGAAGATGCCCTAAAGGGTATAAGAAGAATAGATCATGTACCTACAGAGAAAAAGAGTAAGGAACATAGTAATGAAGATAAAATAGAAAAGGTATTAGCCCAATTAGGTATTTTAGGTGAAGCAGGAGTAAAAGACATTATGGAGATTATCCTATGGATAATTGAACATATGGAAGAGGGTAAAAATAACTTACCTAAATATAAGTTATCTGATATATATAAGTATTTATGCGATAAATACAGTGAAGAAGAGGGCATATCTACAAATACTTCTGCCATAGAACAAAGGGTTAGGAGATCTTCAATAAAAGCCCTTAAGAATATAGCCAATATGGGGATTGAGAATCCTGAGAATGAAATCTTTGTTAAATATTCTAGTACTTTATTTAATTTTAAAGAAGTAAGAAATCAAATGAACTTTGCAAGGGGCGAATCAGACCAAAGTGGAAAGGTTAATATCAAGAAGTTCATAGAGGGAATTATAATAGATATAAAGGATGAGTAA
- a CDS encoding NUDIX hydrolase has translation METFFMPAAGAIIEKVADGVSHILVQERFNPKIPEEYGLIEIPAGRIRAFENIFDALRREVKEETGLTLTHIQGEDEATSYECNGYNIVNYTPFSVTQNTKGNYPIIVQVFICKAEGEPLKETDESRNARWIPIRELHQFLENEDYAFFPMNIITLKKYLKLKKDQGVLL, from the coding sequence TTGGAAACATTTTTTATGCCAGCAGCAGGTGCTATTATTGAGAAGGTAGCAGATGGAGTGTCACATATTTTAGTACAAGAGAGGTTTAATCCTAAAATACCAGAGGAATATGGTCTTATAGAAATACCAGCTGGTAGAATTAGAGCCTTTGAAAATATATTTGATGCTTTAAGAAGAGAAGTAAAAGAGGAGACAGGATTAACTCTTACTCATATACAGGGAGAAGATGAAGCCACAAGTTATGAATGCAATGGATATAATATTGTAAATTATACTCCCTTTTCCGTCACTCAAAATACAAAGGGCAATTATCCTATTATAGTTCAAGTGTTTATTTGCAAAGCTGAAGGTGAGCCTTTAAAGGAGACAGATGAATCTAGGAATGCACGGTGGATACCAATTAGGGAACTTCACCAGTTTTTAGAAAATGAAGATTATGCATTTTTCCCTATGAATATTATAACTTTGAAAAAATATTTAAAACTGAAAAAAGACCAGGGGGTCCTACTTTAA